A window of the Cicer arietinum cultivar CDC Frontier isolate Library 1 chromosome 6, Cicar.CDCFrontier_v2.0, whole genome shotgun sequence genome harbors these coding sequences:
- the LOC140920711 gene encoding uncharacterized protein, whose product MQGDPLSSLLFCIAEEVLSRAISKLVDEESFSLINGPKGIYVPSHINPNKSTTYTGSISIRRHNILSDLIGFSINCSLPFTNLRIPILNGRPKVAYLQPISDRIKAKLAAWK is encoded by the exons ATGCAAGGAGACCCTTTATCTTCTCTTCTGTTTTGCATTGCTGAAGAGGTTCTTAGTAGAGCTATATCCAAGTTGGTTGATGAAGAATCCTTTTCTTTGATAAATGGTCCTAAAGGCATTTATGTTCCTTCCCAT ATTAATCCTAATAAATCTACAACTTACACTGGATCTATTTCCATTAGACGACATAATATCTTATCTGATTTGATTGGGTTTTCTATTAATTGTTCTCTTCCTTTCACTAATCTAAGAATACCTATTTTAAATGGAAGACCTAAAGTTGCTTATTTACAACCAATTTCTGATCGCATCAAGGCTAAACTTGCAGCATGGAAATAA
- the LOC101495158 gene encoding dof zinc finger protein DOF3.6-like, translating to MVFTSIPTAYLDAANWQQQQQNHQQHGNGGSVSQQLLQSPPPPQPPSQPNGGSAGSIRPGSMSDRARMANMPMPETALKCPRCESTNTKFCYFNNYSLSQPRHFCKTCRRYWTRGGALRNVPVGGGFRRNKRSKGSNAGNSTKSPASSDRQTGSASSTNSINSNNNHPSNDILGLTPHMASLRFMAPLHHNINNLNDFGGGDIGLNYGFSYMGGGGGGGGDLGSALGGGNVVNSILSSSGLEQWRMPLQMTQQQHQFPNFLAGLEGSSNGLYPFEGNTQNHHELITSGYLRPKVINSTSGIMTQLASVKMEDSNINLSRQFLGISNNNINDNQGSEQFWNSAIVASNSSATWSDHVSGFSSSSNTTSNHM from the exons ATGGTTTTTACTTCCATACCAACTGCTTATCTTGATGCAGCCAACTGGCAACAACag CAACAAAATCATCAACAACATGGAAACGGCGGTTCCGTCTCTCAACAACTGCTTCaatcaccaccaccacctcaGCCACCGTCTCAACCTAATGGAGGAAGTGCCGGCTCAATTAGGCCGGGATCCATGTCCGACAGAGCAAGGATGGCCAACATGCCTATGCCAGAGACGGCACTGAAATGTCCACGTTGCGAATCAACCAACACAAAATTTTGCTATTTCAACAACTATAGTCTCTCTCAGCCACGACACTTCTGCAAGACTTGCAGAAGGTACTGGACGAGAGGAGGTGCTCTAAGGAATGTCCCGGTCGGCGGAGGATTTCGAAGAAACAAAAGAAGCAAAGGAAGCAACGCCGGAAACTCCACAAAATCTCCGGCAAGCTCCGACCGCCAAACGGGTAGTGCTAGTTCAACAAACTCAATCAACTCCAACAACAATCACCCTTCTAATGATATATTAGGCCTTACACCACATATGGCTTCTTTAAGGTTCATGGCACCATTGCATCATAATATTAACAACCTCAATGATTTTGGAGGAGGAGATATAGGTTTAAACTATGGATTTAGTTACatgggaggaggaggaggaggaggaggtgACTTAGGAAGTGCTTTAGGTGGTGGAAATGTTGTTAACTCAATTTTATCTTCAAGTGGTTTGGAACAATGGAGGATGCCATTACAAATGactcaacaacaacatcaatttCCTAATTTTTTGGCTGGTTTAGAAGGTTCATCAAATGGTTTATACCCTTTTGAAGGAAATACTCAAAATCATCATGAATTAATAACTAGTGGATATTTGAGGCCAAAGGTAATTAACTCAACTTCAGGAATTATGACTCAACTAGCTTCTGTGAAAATGGAAGatagtaatattaatttatcaagACAATTTTTGGGAATCAGCaacaataatattaatgataatCAAGGAAGTGAGCAATTTTGGAATAGTGCTATTGTTGCTAGTAATTCTTCAGCTACTTGGAGTGATCATGTTTCTGGATTTAGCTCTTCTTCTAATACTACTAGTAACCATATGTAg